A region of the Miscanthus floridulus cultivar M001 unplaced genomic scaffold, ASM1932011v1 os_937, whole genome shotgun sequence genome:
CGTTGCTGGAGCTCAAGGGGCCGAAATACGACGGCGAGTTCCTGCACTCCAAGATTCAGAGCCTCCTTGGCGCTACTAGGGTGAACGAGACTCTCACCAACGTCGTCATCCCCGCCTTCGACGTCAAGAACCTCCAGCCCACCATCTTCTCCACCTTCGATGTATGTGATGGTGTTCGATCATGCAAGGCTATTCATTCATGAATCTATATAGGATAGATATATACTCCTATGATCGACGTGTTAACCGCGTACATGCACGCGTGCAGGCTCAGAGCCGGCCTCTGAAGAACGCGCTCCTCTCGGACGTTTGCATCAGCACGTCAGCCGCGCCGACGTACCTCCCCGCCCACTTCTTCCAGACCAGGGACGACGCCGGCAACACCCGCGACTTCAACCTCATCGATGGCGGCGTCGCCGCCAACAACCCAGTAAGTGTTAGTTAGTTGTGCACATCATGTTTAGGTACGGTTTTGGTGGACAAAACAAGAGACAATCGTTATTATATATAAACAATAAACAATGCCTGACTATATAATCTTAACTTGTTTCTGCTTACTTGCGTGCGTGAAGACAATGGTGACGATCAACCAGATAACCCGGAAGATGATCGTGGACAAGCAGGATCTTCCCGGGGGGGCCGACTGACTACGACAAGTTCCTGGTGATCTCCATCGGGACCGGCTCGGCCAAGGCCGCGGCGATGTACACGGCCAAGGAGGCCGCCGGATGGGCATCCTGTCTGGCTGCACACCAAGGAGGGCTACACCCCCATCGTCGACATGTTCAGCTACTCCAGCGCCGCGCTCGTCGACTACAACGTCTCCATCCTCTTCCAGGCGCTCCGCAGCGAGAAAAACTACCTCCGCATTCAGGACGATTCTCTCAAAGGCACGGAGGCGACCGTGGACGTGGCACGGGGAGAACATGAAGAAGCTgatcgggatcggggagaggatgcTGGCCAGCACGGTGAGCAGGGTGGACATGGAGACGGGGAAGCCCGTGGCGGTGCCTGAGGAAGGGACCAACGCCGACGCGCTCACCCGCTTCGCCAAAATGCTCTCCGATGAAAAGAAGGCGAGGACATCGTCGAGTCAAGGCAAGCCAGGCAGCGCGTTGTGAATTGTGATCAGATCATGTGGGCGCGCGTGCGCCTCACGTCTGTGAGGTTCAGCTAAGATcacaagtgtgtgtgtgtgtgtgaagcaTTATTAATTTGCAATGGCCATGCATGCAGTGGCTGCCTCTTGTCTTGTCGtacgttttcttttcttttttgtttttttttgctgGTACGTTTTCTTTTCGATCAGGGACTCGGGTTTTGAAGGTTGACTTTTGTGTATGTAATAATGTAATAATTGTTGATAAAAACTCAATCCGCGGTGGCTGGTCACAGACCTGTGCTTTGGATGTGGGCAGAAGAGACAGTTTTTTATTCCCCTTGGTCACTGCGGCTGAAACCACAAATAAAGAGTGAGTCCCTTGAGACTCAAACTCCGACCACCCCAAGGGGAGGTACTGAGCCTGCACGACCACTCGGTCAGCCAGCCGTTCCCTAATAATTGTTGATCATTTCCCCGATCAAGTAAGAAACCGCATTGTTCATTCAGTTCAATTGTAAATGACGTGTCCATGgcaacaaagatttttttttatctttcaATGACTCCGTCAATGTCAAATGTTGCTGGTCTAATCTCGTGGATATGCTCATGGGCGTGAGTATGTGTGTATATTTCCCAAGAAGGAAAATActcaatatattttcataataaatctaatTGGAGATCTAAATGTATTAAGTATTGATGTTTATGATGTGgattaagtatcattagattaaatatgaaatatattttcataataaatctaatTAAGATCTAAATGTAGATAATATTTTGTATAAacttagtgaaattcaaaattctttGACTTTCGTAAAATGAGATTTACATTCTTTCTGGGAGGGAGGGAGTATCACTTTTCTGAAGAGAGAAAAGCACAAGAGGGTTGGTTTTGCCGGGGTTCCAACATAGCCTTGACCGTATAATTCTAAGAGAGTACTTTTCTCAAAATGGTTCCAACGTGCCGGGGGGTTCCATCCGTTTTCAGTCAATCTAGCGCCAGTTATCTGTCTGGCTCCACCACCAGTGTACCAGAGAGACGAAAAGCTTGTTAGCTCTATACTAGTTGAACCAAACCGAGCCAAAGCAACACGCATGCTCGTTAATCCAACCCTCTAATGGCAACTGTCAGAACAGAAGGCCCTGACGCCGAGACGCCGGGTGGCCGAGGCGATGTTTAACAGGCCCGCGTGACACAGATGCAGTCCGGCCCACCATTTTGAGAGAGAAAAAAGACCAAACAGCTATGGTCTACCCTCGTGCGGGCCGTTCCTGCTAGCGGCGCCCGTGCTTCGGCGTCTCCTGTGTCCGAGCCCGAGCACTGCGCGGGGCAGCGCTGCTACGGATTCACGGAACGTACCCGGCGGCGCACGGAGGATGGCAAAAACCCGGAGCGATCTCCGTGTTGCTCCCTCGTCCGCGAGCCGTCCTTCCACGGCATTCAACGTCGACACCCCGCACGGCGCAAATTCGT
Encoded here:
- the LOC136535446 gene encoding patatin-like protein 1, which translates into the protein PDFVNTLLELKGPKYDGEFLHSKIQSLLGATRVNETLTNVVIPAFDVKNLQPTIFSTFDAQSRPLKNALLSDVCISTSAAPTYLPAHFFQTRDDAGNTRDFNLIDGGVAANNPTMVTINQITRKMIVDKQDLPGGAD